The DNA region CCTTTTCACCCCTTTTTAGCTCCGCCTGGGGCCCAtaatctgttgttttctcccatttctcgtctctcattttcttaacatAACCAAGAATCTATAGGAAATCAGCAACAGGGGGTGTCAGACCTCAGGGGCAGCCTTGCGGCCTCACACGAGCAAATACACACCTGGGGGATGCGCCCCCATCCAGTGTCAGATTCCGCATGTGGCCGTGGACTGAGCACATGACTCAGTGGGGAGGGGGtctaggggtgggggagggggttgggttAATAGGGAGGGCgtttgggggagcaggaggggggcttgaggaagggggagggcgtttgggggagggggtctggggagcagaggaaggggtttgggggaaggaggagggtgtttgggggagcaggaggagggggttggggaagggggagggtgtttgggggagcagggggaggggcttggggaagggggagggcgtttgggggagggggtctggggagcaggggaagggggttggggaaaggaggaaatgggggagtaggaggagggggttggggaagggggagggcgttTGGGGTTTGGGGGCTTGGAGCTGGAGCTGCGCCACAGGGTCGGGGCTCCCCTGGTCCATGTAGGGGCCGCCTCTTGCTCCTTGCCTTGAGGAGGGCCTGGTAAGTTGCGGGGCCAGCGCCACATCTCACTCCTGGGACTGTCACTTGTCTTCACGGTTGAGCAGGGCGATGGCTTTTATTTAGTGTTTAAGAGCTGCAGAGACTTGTTCAgtgctatttttatttaatgcaaATGCAAGCAATCAATGGAATTTTGAAGTTTATGCCtttagaaaattaaacaataacaGGAAAAGGGATGGGTGAAATTAATTAGAACCTTCCAGGaagtgatttttattatttgtaacttgatttttaaattatttgaagctTGGTTTAATTGAATTTATGACTACTAGGTGTAAAGTTAAGCTTTCCATGTACCTTGATTCCACAGCAGCGTGAGTAGACCCTGCCTCGGTGAGGTCAAGTCAGGAGGGACATTCGCCGACATCCGGCCGCCTCCAGACACAATCGAGCCAACAGCAACCGGCTGATGGACTTTGCAGTTCATTCACACACAGGAGACCAGGCCAGGGAGATGATGTTTCTTGCCACACAACTGCTTTCTCCAGATTGGCAGAGACTAAACCCCAGCTGTGAGCAGGGGCCGCACTGCTTCCAGTGCCCCTGCAGATCTGCCCAAGGGCTGGACTGCAGAGAATTCTGAATGAACAATTTCAATTCTCAGTTTTCAGTGTCAAGATACCTGTACTTGGTTTATGAAGCATATTTTCCACTTAGAACCATTTGAGTTAGATATTTACCCAGTAATCATAACTCACTAGGGAAAGAAACACACGTGAGCATACTGTTCACAGGTGGACGGGATGGTCAGACCTACTGTAGGTTTCAGTGGCACTAATGATGGACAAACGTAAGGAAGGGCAGCCTTTCAGGTGATGGTGGACAAGGCTTTGGGAAACCACAAATGCTGCAGAATTCTTTTTGGGGgtcatttttgttctttctggGTTAGGATTCTACACAGCTTTACAGGCTGTACAGAACATGCTGTATAAATGGACCTTGGCTTTCCCAAACGATTATTTCCAAAAGTTGTTGGGACCAGTCAGCTTAAGCATATGCCTAACAATACAGCAGAAATAATGATGTGAACCAGTAAAAACAGCCCTCACAAAgaggttttcattttttcattcacaaAGCAAATCAAGTTTCCTAATCAGCTACAGTGTGCCCGGAAAGCTCAGCTCCTCCTAGCCTGCAAGCCCTTGCCCTCTGCTGTCTCCTCCATCTGTTATAGGAACCGTTTGACTGCTTTGTCTATTTCACTCATGTTCAAATAACTCATGGCAGGCACTGGTAACCACGGCAACGAAAGCCATAAATTCCTGGAAGTCACATTCGCCGTCTCCATCACTGTCCAGCGTTTCCATGACTTTATCCACAACCTCCTGCTCTTTGATTTCCTAAAAGAGATCAGAAAAATGTCTAGCTTCATTTAAATGGGATTTGGGCTATCAAAACGTGATTAAAAGTACACTGGCTCCAACAATGTTTCTCAGAATAACCtaagatataaaatgcaaaataccaggaaagaTTTCTTCTGTGACTTGCTAGCCAGGCAGAAGTCTCTGGGTTCTTTGCTCCTCTCTACCACCATACTTTAGGGCCAGTGGGACCTAGGCAACCAAGAAAGGAAAAGCTTCAAGGTATTGTAATTATGCTTAAAACAAACCACCTGAAGAAAGGAATACAGGCTAGATCAGCCTGAGCATGTTACATGCCAATGTCTTGAAAGAAAAACTAGAATTCTATGCCTaagtttttcatgtatttctgtgAGAAGGTCCATATAATGAAGACTTCCAGTGGATCTTAACATTGGGAAGTTTTCTTTGTCCAAATTTGTTAACTCCTTGTGTTCTTTCTTGTGTTGCTTTCTAGTCCTCAAGACTTTCCCTGACAGTCCTGCCTGACGCCAAGCGAGTTATTAAATGATGTACAAAATCTCAAGGGCTGGGCTAGAAGTGAGATGTGGGAAGAATGTGGGCACTGGACACTGAAGAGGAGCATAATGCAAGTTGCTCAAAAGAGCAAACCTCCAGGACAAGAGAGTTGGGCCTGAAGAAGTCAAGTCTGAAGTGCAGTGGCTGCCttgaataaaaacacagaaaactgatTCCCGTGGGAGCTGGGTGGGGCCTGTGAGTATCTGCTAAAAAATGGATGGAGGATTGTGTTAATTTCAATTACATGATTGATTTGACTCCAAACTGAATTTTCTTTGAGAAAGCCGGGTCAAGAAATGTTCATGATACCTGATGCACTTACCATGAATTGTGGTTCCCATAGGCTACTCTTTCATATGTTTTTAAATCCCTAATAATAGAGGCTACCACctattgagcacttgagaaaCACTGTCTGATTTCATCCCCACAATAGTCCTATTTACCCAAGAAGAAACTGGGACTTTTTAGTTGTGACATCAGCAGACAGAAATGGTGGAACTAGATGACATGGTCGGCACTGGCGCAGCTGCCATGCTCTGAACTTGAGAACCTGAGAAGGCCAGTCCCAGAGCCAGGC from Dasypus novemcinctus isolate mDasNov1 unplaced genomic scaffold, mDasNov1.1.hap2 scaffold_320, whole genome shotgun sequence includes:
- the LOC131277708 gene encoding protein S100-B-like — its product is MSELEKAVVALIDVFHQYSGKEGDKHKLKKSELKELINNELSHFLEEIKEQEVVDKVMETLDSDGDGECDFQEFMAFVAVVTSACHELFEHE